A section of the Deinobacterium chartae genome encodes:
- a CDS encoding M20/M25/M40 family metallo-hydrolase: MSTLEAVLRGLSAFAHRGSARPEEFAAAQWLRGELEARGLAVRVQPFNSPDTYSWDVAGSAGLLGLGALAAAGNPLLGALLALGGASWFHAHFSGLPHPLEALVPRRPSQNLVAHFGTGPREVVLMAHYDSARSALLYAPGRVDGFRRSFVTNAALAYLTPLLAALAALAPDLRFVLLFLGLYFLANAALFVLRERREPIVNGANDNASGVAAAVEVALRLRARGHGRVTLLLTGCEEVGARGAAAYAATLEANADTLVLNLDNVGAGALHLARGEGMLGYSPYRPEGLEAARTALQDRLPELEYRLAYFDTRPFARRGLPCLSLIALEGGRIPNWHWPSDTLERVDVAAVTRAADAAEAIALQWLGAEPK; encoded by the coding sequence GTGAGCACGCTCGAGGCGGTGCTGCGGGGGCTGAGCGCCTTTGCGCACCGCGGCTCGGCTCGGCCCGAGGAGTTCGCCGCGGCCCAGTGGCTGCGCGGCGAACTCGAGGCGCGCGGACTCGCCGTGCGGGTGCAGCCGTTTAACTCGCCCGACACCTACTCCTGGGACGTGGCTGGCTCCGCGGGGCTGCTCGGGCTGGGGGCGCTGGCAGCGGCCGGAAATCCGCTGCTGGGCGCCCTGCTCGCGCTGGGCGGCGCGTCGTGGTTTCACGCGCACTTTTCAGGGCTGCCGCACCCGCTCGAGGCCCTCGTTCCACGGCGGCCCAGCCAGAACCTGGTGGCGCATTTCGGAACGGGCCCACGCGAGGTGGTGCTGATGGCGCACTACGACAGCGCGCGCAGCGCCTTGCTGTATGCGCCCGGCCGGGTAGATGGTTTCAGGCGCTCTTTTGTCACCAACGCTGCCCTGGCCTACCTGACCCCGCTGCTGGCCGCCCTGGCCGCGCTGGCTCCGGACCTGCGCTTCGTGCTGCTGTTCTTGGGGCTGTACTTTCTGGCGAACGCCGCGCTGTTCGTGCTGCGCGAGCGGCGTGAGCCGATCGTAAACGGCGCTAACGACAACGCCTCGGGCGTGGCGGCAGCGGTCGAGGTGGCCCTGCGCCTGCGAGCCCGCGGGCACGGGCGGGTCACGCTGCTGCTGACCGGCTGCGAGGAGGTGGGCGCGCGCGGCGCGGCAGCCTACGCGGCCACCCTCGAGGCCAACGCGGACACCCTGGTCCTCAACCTGGACAACGTGGGGGCAGGGGCACTGCACCTGGCGCGCGGCGAGGGCATGCTGGGCTACTCGCCCTACCGTCCCGAGGGCCTCGAGGCGGCGCGCACCGCGCTGCAAGACCGCCTGCCCGAACTCGAGTACCGCCTGGCCTACTTCGACACGCGGCCCTTCGCGCGGCGCGGCCTGCCCTGCTTGAGCCTGATCGCGCTCGAAGGCGGGCGCATCCCCAACTGGCACTGGCCCAGCGATACCCTCGAGCGCGTAGACGTAGCGGCGGTGACTCGCGCTGCCGACGCAGCCGAGGCGATTGCGCTACAGTGGCTGGGTGCTGAGCCGAAATGA
- a CDS encoding ThiF family adenylyltransferase, protein MLSRNEIGRYSRQLLLPGWDRAVQERLLEARVLVVGSGGLGTPVLTYLAGAGVGHLGLCEFDTVSLSNLQRQTLFATHDVGRPKAEVAAARLQQLNPYTRVLRLGRLEAQRSAALVQDFDLVLDCSDNAEARYLVSDSCAALGRSWVWGAAEGFEGMVSTFDADFTLRDLFPQLEEVRADCDTVGVVGPLLGVVGSTMALEALRLLTGLGESLRGRLWTYDALSGEARTLRLR, encoded by the coding sequence GTGCTGAGCCGAAATGAGATAGGGCGCTACTCGAGGCAACTGCTGCTCCCCGGCTGGGACCGCGCGGTACAGGAGCGGCTGCTCGAGGCGCGCGTGCTGGTGGTGGGCTCCGGCGGACTGGGCACCCCGGTGCTCACTTACCTGGCGGGGGCCGGGGTGGGCCACCTCGGCCTGTGCGAGTTCGATACGGTCAGCCTGTCGAACCTGCAGCGCCAGACGCTGTTCGCCACCCACGACGTCGGTCGCCCGAAAGCCGAGGTGGCCGCTGCCCGCCTGCAGCAGCTCAATCCCTACACGCGGGTCCTGAGGCTGGGCCGCCTCGAGGCGCAGCGCAGCGCGGCACTGGTGCAGGACTTCGATCTGGTGCTGGACTGCTCGGACAACGCCGAGGCGCGCTATCTGGTGTCGGACAGCTGCGCGGCCCTGGGGCGCAGCTGGGTATGGGGCGCGGCCGAGGGCTTCGAGGGCATGGTCTCCACCTTCGACGCCGACTTCACGCTGCGCGACCTGTTTCCGCAGCTCGAGGAGGTCCGGGCCGACTGCGACACGGTGGGGGTGGTGGGTCCACTGCTGGGCGTGGTGGGTTCGACGATGGCCCTCGAGGCCCTGCGGCTGCTGACCGGCCTGGGCGAGAGCCTGCGGGGTCGCCTGTGGACTTACGACGCGCTGAGCGGCGAGGCGCGCACGCTGCGGCTGCGCTGA
- a CDS encoding ABC transporter substrate-binding protein → MKRTLLLTALLFGGALAQKPVTVGSKLDTEGSLLGQMILLVLEDAGIRTVDKTILGDTSVVRKALLAGEIDIYPEYTGTALNVFFPRQQIDAAAFKDPKKSYATAKRLDAANGVTWLTPAAANNTWAVAVPRKLATENRLKSLADLARYLKDGGRFKIAGSPEFFNRDDSFKAFEQAYGFKLRADQKLVLAGAATPQTQAAAAQGANGVNAAMAYGTDGSLAALDLITLSDPKGAQPVYAPAPIVRDATLKAYPQLAPRLNKVFASLDDATLQRLNGEIAVEGKNPRDVARAYLKGKKLIR, encoded by the coding sequence ATGAAACGCACCCTGCTGCTCACCGCGCTGCTGTTCGGCGGCGCCCTGGCTCAGAAGCCGGTCACGGTCGGCTCGAAACTGGACACCGAAGGCTCGTTGCTGGGTCAGATGATCCTGCTGGTCCTCGAGGACGCCGGCATCCGAACGGTAGACAAGACCATCTTGGGCGACACCAGTGTGGTGCGCAAGGCGCTGCTGGCCGGAGAGATCGACATCTATCCCGAGTACACCGGAACCGCGCTCAACGTCTTCTTTCCCCGGCAGCAGATCGACGCGGCCGCGTTCAAGGACCCCAAGAAGTCCTACGCCACCGCCAAACGGCTCGACGCCGCCAACGGGGTGACCTGGCTCACACCGGCAGCGGCCAACAACACCTGGGCGGTGGCCGTGCCGCGCAAGCTCGCCACCGAAAATCGTCTCAAGAGCCTCGCCGACCTCGCCCGCTACCTCAAGGACGGCGGCCGTTTCAAGATCGCGGGCTCGCCCGAGTTCTTCAACCGCGACGACTCGTTCAAGGCCTTCGAGCAGGCCTACGGTTTCAAGCTGCGCGCCGACCAGAAGCTTGTTCTGGCGGGTGCCGCCACCCCGCAGACCCAGGCGGCTGCGGCGCAGGGTGCCAACGGCGTCAACGCCGCCATGGCCTACGGCACCGACGGCAGCCTCGCGGCGCTGGACCTGATTACCCTCAGCGACCCCAAGGGAGCGCAGCCGGTTTACGCACCTGCCCCGATCGTACGCGACGCCACCCTCAAGGCCTATCCGCAGCTCGCCCCGCGCCTCAACAAGGTTTTCGCCTCACTGGACGACGCCACCTTGCAGCGGCTCAACGGGGAGATCGCAGTCGAGGGCAAAAACCCCCGGGACGTCGCCCGCGCCTACCTGAAGGGTAAAAAACTGATTCGATGA
- a CDS encoding ABC transporter permease, with the protein MNRVALLGGLTLLGALTLPWTQLRPNRLAAGVFTGVWQAPAWGWTALLLATLLLLTAARPWTRGSPLPALIACAAALFAVLALGGLTRLALEDQGPIARASASSGLWLWWAGSLIALQGALSEHREHGGTARLRAALHALWLVPAALFVGAGGWEGWSVWRELQANGARLQAETLRHLTLSGSALGLGLLIGLPLGIAASRSRSASALALGATGTIQTLPSLALLGLLIFPLAALAERFPALRAAGISGIGSAPALIALTLYALLPIVRNTLVGLRTVSPAATDAARGMGMTPAQVLLRVELPLALPVLLAGVRQAAVLLIGVTAVAALIGAGGLGVFVFQGLAASANDLILLGALPAALLAIAADALLRALEGSLARRYGRPG; encoded by the coding sequence ATGAACCGTGTGGCACTGCTGGGCGGCCTGACCCTGCTGGGCGCGCTGACCCTGCCCTGGACCCAGCTGCGGCCCAACCGGCTGGCAGCCGGGGTATTCACCGGCGTGTGGCAAGCCCCCGCCTGGGGCTGGACCGCACTTCTCCTGGCCACCCTGCTGCTGCTGACCGCCGCACGCCCCTGGACACGCGGCTCTCCCCTGCCGGCCCTGATCGCCTGTGCCGCCGCCCTGTTCGCGGTGCTGGCCCTGGGCGGCCTGACCCGGCTGGCCCTCGAGGACCAAGGACCGATCGCGCGCGCGAGCGCCTCGAGCGGCCTGTGGCTGTGGTGGGCGGGCAGTCTGATCGCGCTGCAAGGAGCCCTGAGCGAACACCGTGAACACGGCGGGACTGCCCGGCTACGGGCAGCGCTGCACGCGCTGTGGCTGGTCCCTGCGGCCCTGTTCGTAGGGGCCGGTGGCTGGGAGGGCTGGTCGGTATGGCGAGAACTGCAAGCGAACGGCGCCCGCCTGCAGGCCGAAACGCTGCGCCACCTGACGCTGTCGGGAAGTGCTTTGGGTCTGGGCCTGCTGATCGGGTTGCCGCTGGGCATCGCTGCGAGCCGCTCGCGCAGCGCCTCGGCGCTGGCCTTGGGCGCTACCGGTACGATCCAGACCCTCCCCAGCCTGGCGCTGCTGGGCCTGCTGATCTTTCCGCTGGCCGCCCTCGCCGAGCGCTTTCCGGCGCTGCGCGCAGCGGGCATCTCCGGCATCGGCAGCGCCCCGGCGCTGATCGCGCTCACGCTGTACGCCCTGCTGCCGATCGTGCGCAACACGCTGGTCGGCCTGCGCACGGTCAGCCCGGCTGCTACCGACGCCGCGCGCGGCATGGGCATGACCCCGGCACAGGTGCTGCTGCGCGTCGAGCTGCCGCTGGCCCTGCCGGTCCTGCTCGCCGGCGTGCGCCAGGCGGCCGTGCTCCTGATCGGCGTGACCGCCGTGGCCGCGCTGATCGGCGCGGGAGGGCTGGGGGTCTTCGTGTTCCAGGGACTGGCCGCCTCCGCGAACGACCTGATCTTGCTGGGTGCCCTGCCCGCCGCGCTGCTGGCCATCGCCGCCGACGCGCTGCTGCGCGCCCTCGAGGGCAGCCTGGCGCGGAGGTACGGGAGGCCCGGATGA
- a CDS encoding ABC transporter ATP-binding protein, translating into MIELQKLCKRYGNATAVNGLDLRFESGEITVLLGPSGCGKTTTLRMINRLIEPSGGTVLIDGQDYRTLPPQQLRRRMGYVIQQVGLFPHLSVADNIATVPRLLGWNARRITSRVDELLELVGLPPGDFRHKRPHELSGGQAQRIGVARALAADPPILLMDEPFGAIDPLARERLQDEFLNIQRRLRKTVVLVTHDIDEALRLGDRLALMRAGRLEQFARTDEVLARPANDFVRSFIGTDHALKRLTRLPVTRRMQPATAISEDHPRPLEALGEARWAFVTAPDGTLLGWVDRRDLEAQPRLALALRPLSEDECVLEEASAKEALSRMLALGTANLAVVDAQRRLLGQVNVATLGEA; encoded by the coding sequence ATGATCGAACTCCAAAAACTTTGCAAACGCTACGGCAACGCGACGGCAGTCAACGGGCTTGATCTGCGCTTCGAAAGCGGCGAGATCACGGTGCTGCTGGGACCGTCCGGTTGCGGCAAGACCACCACCTTGCGCATGATCAACCGCCTGATCGAACCGAGCGGCGGCACCGTCTTGATCGACGGACAGGACTACCGCACCCTGCCTCCCCAGCAGCTGCGGCGCCGCATGGGCTACGTGATCCAGCAGGTCGGACTGTTTCCGCACCTGAGCGTGGCGGACAACATCGCCACCGTACCGCGCCTGCTCGGCTGGAACGCACGCCGCATCACCTCGAGGGTGGACGAGCTGCTCGAGCTGGTCGGTCTGCCTCCCGGCGACTTCCGCCACAAGCGCCCGCACGAACTCTCGGGCGGGCAGGCGCAGCGGATCGGCGTCGCGCGCGCCCTCGCCGCCGATCCGCCGATCCTGCTGATGGATGAGCCTTTCGGAGCCATTGATCCGCTCGCGCGCGAACGGCTACAGGACGAATTCCTGAACATCCAGCGCCGCCTGCGCAAGACCGTGGTGCTGGTCACCCACGACATCGACGAGGCGCTGCGGCTCGGGGACCGCCTCGCGCTGATGCGCGCGGGTCGCCTCGAGCAGTTCGCTCGGACCGACGAGGTGCTTGCCCGCCCGGCCAACGACTTCGTGCGCTCGTTCATCGGCACCGATCACGCCCTCAAGCGGCTGACCCGCCTGCCGGTCACCCGGCGCATGCAGCCCGCCACCGCCATCTCCGAGGACCACCCGCGCCCCCTCGAGGCGCTGGGCGAGGCCCGCTGGGCCTTCGTGACCGCTCCGGACGGAACGCTGCTCGGCTGGGTAGACCGCCGCGACCTCGAGGCGCAGCCCCGGCTGGCCCTGGCGCTGCGCCCTCTCAGCGAAGACGAATGCGTCCTTGAGGAGGCCAGCGCCAAGGAAGCCCTGAGCCGCATGCTCGCACTCGGAACGGCCAATCTGGCGGTGGTGGACGCACAAAGGCGGTTGCTGGGCCAGGTGAACGTCGCCACGCTGGGAGAGGCATGA
- a CDS encoding ABC transporter permease, whose product MTAATLARRSPARRPLRYAAALLWTALLLTALFSPLLETLLRPLAPDPSRVLDPSGTLWELTLTHLYLVGLAGLLTVLAGVPLAVFVTRPGNAAFLELTQTLVGLGQTVPTLALLALAVPALGFGTGPALLGLWLYGLVPVVGNAVAGLRGVDPSITDAARGMGMTPAQVLLRVELPLALPVLLAGIRTSLVVNVGTATIGAALGAGGLGAPIINGLSAQNTAYVLEGAVASALLALWLDSLLELLAPPEAS is encoded by the coding sequence ATGACTGCGGCCACCCTTGCCCGGCGCAGTCCAGCACGACGGCCGCTGCGCTACGCGGCGGCACTGTTGTGGACCGCGCTGCTGCTGACCGCACTGTTCTCGCCGCTGCTGGAAACGCTGCTGCGCCCACTCGCTCCCGATCCGTCCCGGGTGCTCGATCCCAGCGGCACGCTGTGGGAACTGACCCTGACCCATCTGTACCTGGTGGGACTTGCAGGACTGCTGACCGTGCTGGCCGGGGTTCCGCTGGCCGTATTCGTCACCCGCCCGGGCAACGCGGCTTTCCTTGAACTGACCCAGACCCTGGTGGGTCTGGGTCAGACCGTACCCACCCTGGCACTGCTGGCGCTGGCGGTTCCGGCACTCGGTTTCGGCACGGGTCCGGCGCTGCTGGGCCTGTGGTTGTACGGCCTGGTACCGGTGGTCGGCAACGCGGTCGCAGGTCTGCGCGGCGTGGACCCGAGCATCACCGACGCCGCGCGCGGCATGGGCATGACCCCGGCACAGGTGCTGCTGCGCGTCGAGCTGCCGCTGGCCCTGCCGGTCCTGCTCGCCGGGATCCGCACCAGCTTGGTGGTCAACGTCGGGACAGCGACCATCGGGGCCGCCCTGGGAGCGGGCGGGTTGGGCGCTCCGATCATCAACGGCCTGTCCGCCCAGAACACCGCGTATGTCCTCGAGGGCGCTGTGGCCTCGGCCCTGCTCGCGCTGTGGCTCGACAGCCTGTTGGAGCTGCTCGCACCGCCCGAGGCTTCGTGA
- a CDS encoding AAA family ATPase, with amino-acid sequence MHPQTAWSFQALGFPRLCAPHRAPFYLDRKAAALLLYLGLEGPTARGRLAHLLWPDRTEKVARNNLVHLMRRLHANCGRELVEGAEVLSLSADFEVDLVQVREQYLQGRHQELLRYPEVLLEDCSYDDCIDFDDWLLAERERWRDWLQQALHTECARLEVAGEFDAALEAVRRLISLEPVSEEAYVRMMRLYYLIGDRNAALKAYQKCCAVLREELGAEPLPQTVTLMQEIQRGTRPAVPALRSRPLLPLAVLRPPRLVGREREWEQLERAWKAGQCVMILGEPGVGKSRLAQDFAAAHGPGVFWSARPGDRTAPYASLTRLYAHLLETFPGLELPGWVREEIARLLPELGDRPPPITSEDEKRRFFEAGAVLHRLVAARQPLTLCWDDLQFMDAASLEACAYLCTALATDLRLLMTCRSEDVNEALEQMIDSLSGAGQLVRVDLQPLPEAVTTELLATLELSPSLRLPFDLQRRTGGNPMFVLETVRNALEHGDAAGSAAIPARVQQVIRGRLQRLPAHALNAARAAAVLERDFDLEMVAGVLKTSELVLFEAWEELERSQIVRGNVFVHDLICEVILAELPASLRQVLYRNAARVLEQHGAEPARLAALWNDGGKPDHAARLLLEAAQRAEAAFRLQEAAEFYARAARLYASMDPDAAYRAWERCVTLLGRLGDVDAHQIALNALFEAARTPLQEALAWQRQSELYLHVGDGVRAERAACNGARLAHGDPIVEANLRADLGMALWLQDRNAEAAEALEAALAQLDALGAEEELPANYSNLGIILDHLCRYDEAARYHRRALELFEGMSDHSGILVTARNLAISRFEVGQMSEALEAIARALELEREGEVLLHPGYSKVVRGRILTALARYDAAQRDFEVALRLAEESSQARYRELYRVYHAELLLAQEDFSAAAEAFGRSLAFPGLPLGFRLRARVGRARSLLGREPDQARADLEAAMAESSAYSPIQQVALLLARARLEEPAAALDLSGQAWDLARAHGLEAHVRTARALHACALHRLGRADQARALAGAVLAELEAEVVLEATVPELRSLLQPLLP; translated from the coding sequence ATGCACCCGCAGACCGCATGGAGCTTTCAGGCCCTCGGTTTTCCCCGACTGTGCGCCCCGCACCGGGCGCCATTTTACCTGGACCGCAAGGCTGCTGCGCTGCTGCTTTATCTGGGCCTCGAGGGACCCACCGCCCGTGGCCGTCTGGCTCACCTGCTGTGGCCGGACCGAACCGAAAAGGTCGCGCGCAACAACCTCGTTCACCTGATGCGCCGTCTGCATGCCAATTGCGGGCGCGAACTGGTCGAGGGGGCCGAGGTGCTCTCGCTGTCCGCTGATTTTGAGGTGGATCTGGTGCAGGTGCGGGAACAGTACCTGCAAGGCCGCCATCAGGAGCTCCTGCGCTATCCGGAGGTCCTGCTCGAGGACTGCAGTTACGATGACTGCATCGACTTCGATGATTGGCTGCTCGCCGAGCGCGAGCGCTGGCGCGACTGGCTGCAGCAGGCCCTGCACACCGAATGCGCGCGCCTCGAGGTCGCCGGAGAGTTTGATGCGGCCCTTGAGGCCGTGCGCCGTCTGATCAGCCTCGAGCCGGTGTCCGAGGAAGCCTATGTTCGGATGATGCGGCTGTACTACCTGATCGGCGACCGCAACGCCGCCCTGAAGGCCTATCAGAAGTGCTGCGCGGTCCTGCGCGAGGAACTGGGGGCAGAGCCGTTGCCGCAGACGGTTACGCTGATGCAGGAGATCCAGCGCGGTACCCGGCCGGCGGTTCCGGCGCTGCGCTCGCGTCCGCTGCTGCCGCTCGCCGTGCTGCGGCCTCCCCGGCTGGTGGGCCGGGAGCGCGAGTGGGAACAGCTCGAACGGGCCTGGAAAGCCGGACAGTGCGTGATGATCCTGGGCGAACCGGGGGTGGGCAAGTCACGGCTGGCTCAGGATTTTGCGGCTGCCCACGGGCCGGGCGTGTTCTGGTCCGCCCGGCCCGGAGACCGTACGGCGCCGTATGCCAGTCTGACCCGGCTGTACGCGCACCTGCTCGAGACCTTCCCCGGCCTCGAGCTGCCCGGCTGGGTGCGCGAGGAAATCGCCCGCCTGCTGCCCGAACTGGGAGACCGTCCGCCACCGATCACCTCCGAAGACGAGAAGCGGCGTTTCTTCGAGGCCGGGGCGGTTCTGCACCGCCTCGTTGCGGCTCGCCAGCCCCTGACCCTGTGCTGGGACGACCTGCAGTTCATGGACGCGGCATCGCTCGAGGCCTGCGCTTACCTGTGCACCGCCCTGGCGACCGACCTGCGCCTGTTGATGACCTGCCGCAGCGAGGACGTGAACGAGGCGCTCGAACAGATGATCGACAGCCTCAGCGGCGCAGGGCAGCTGGTCCGGGTCGATCTGCAGCCGCTGCCCGAGGCGGTCACCACCGAGTTGCTCGCCACGCTCGAACTCTCCCCGTCGCTGCGGCTTCCCTTTGACCTGCAGCGGCGCACCGGGGGAAACCCCATGTTCGTGCTCGAAACGGTACGCAACGCGCTCGAGCACGGGGACGCGGCGGGCTCTGCCGCCATCCCGGCCCGGGTGCAGCAGGTGATCCGTGGCCGCCTGCAACGCCTTCCGGCGCATGCCCTGAACGCTGCGCGCGCTGCTGCGGTGCTGGAGCGGGATTTTGACCTCGAGATGGTCGCCGGGGTGCTCAAGACCTCGGAACTGGTGCTGTTTGAAGCCTGGGAAGAGCTCGAGCGCTCGCAGATCGTGCGCGGCAACGTTTTCGTGCACGATCTGATCTGCGAGGTGATTCTGGCAGAGCTGCCCGCGTCCCTGCGGCAGGTTCTGTATCGCAACGCCGCCCGCGTCCTCGAGCAACACGGCGCGGAACCGGCGCGGCTTGCCGCGCTGTGGAATGACGGTGGCAAGCCCGACCACGCCGCGCGCCTGCTGCTCGAGGCGGCACAGCGGGCCGAAGCGGCCTTCCGTCTGCAAGAAGCGGCCGAGTTCTATGCCCGCGCGGCCCGCCTGTATGCTTCCATGGACCCGGACGCGGCCTATCGGGCCTGGGAGCGCTGTGTCACGCTGCTGGGACGGCTCGGAGATGTCGATGCCCATCAGATCGCTCTCAACGCCCTGTTCGAGGCGGCCCGCACCCCGCTGCAGGAGGCGCTCGCCTGGCAGCGGCAGAGCGAACTGTACCTGCATGTAGGCGACGGGGTGCGCGCGGAACGGGCCGCCTGCAACGGCGCGCGGCTCGCGCACGGCGACCCCATCGTCGAAGCCAACCTGCGCGCCGATCTGGGCATGGCGCTATGGCTGCAAGACCGCAATGCCGAGGCGGCCGAGGCCCTCGAGGCCGCGCTCGCGCAGCTCGATGCGCTGGGGGCCGAGGAGGAACTGCCTGCGAACTACAGCAACTTGGGCATCATCCTCGACCACCTGTGCCGCTACGACGAGGCCGCGCGCTACCACCGCCGCGCGCTCGAGCTGTTCGAGGGCATGTCGGACCACAGCGGAATCCTGGTGACGGCGCGCAATCTCGCCATCTCGCGCTTCGAGGTCGGGCAGATGTCCGAAGCGCTCGAGGCGATCGCGCGCGCGCTCGAACTCGAGCGGGAAGGCGAGGTCTTGCTGCATCCGGGATACAGCAAGGTTGTGCGGGGACGAATCCTGACGGCCCTCGCACGCTACGATGCGGCGCAGCGCGATTTCGAGGTTGCCCTGCGCCTGGCCGAGGAGAGCTCGCAGGCCCGGTACCGCGAGCTTTACCGGGTCTACCATGCCGAGCTGCTGCTGGCGCAGGAAGATTTCAGCGCAGCGGCCGAAGCGTTCGGGCGTTCCCTGGCCTTTCCGGGCCTGCCGCTGGGGTTCCGGCTGCGGGCCCGGGTCGGACGGGCCCGCAGCCTGCTCGGCCGCGAACCGGACCAGGCCCGGGCCGATCTCGAGGCAGCCATGGCCGAGTCCTCGGCCTACTCGCCCATCCAGCAGGTGGCTCTGCTGCTGGCGCGCGCACGCCTCGAGGAACCCGCAGCGGCGCTGGACCTGAGCGGCCAGGCCTGGGACCTTGCCCGGGCTCACGGCCTCGAGGCGCACGTGCGCACGGCCCGCGCGCTGCACGCCTGCGCGCTGCACCGCCTGGGCCGCGCGGATCAGGCCCGCGCGCTGGCCGGAGCGGTGCTCGCGGAGCTCGAGGCCGAGGTGGTCCTCGAGGCAACCGTGCCCGAACTGCGCTCCCTGTTGCAGCCTTTGCTGCCCTGA
- a CDS encoding methionine ABC transporter ATP-binding protein, with product MIELVGVQKIYRGGTHALRDFSLEVPKGSVFGVLGPSGAGKSTFARLITGLETPDEGQVRVGGVDLARLKPAELRAVRARLGVVFQNFNLLAQRTAAGNVSLPLEFAGVPRYEREQRVAELLERVGLKGLEKRYPAQLSGGQRQRVGIARALAGHPDLLVADEATSALDPATAASILELLRDLQQQSGLTLVIITHQIEVVRSLCTHAAVLEAGQVAEVGPAADLLLRPRAQATRALLEAHRPQVPLEPGETLLRLSVRGDLDAALLRHLAQLELRIVQSHADTVGGVRVTELWLAVNGGEAAAARVRARLEAEVAA from the coding sequence GTGATCGAACTCGTGGGAGTTCAGAAAATTTACCGGGGCGGCACGCACGCCCTGCGCGACTTCAGCCTCGAGGTTCCCAAGGGCAGCGTCTTTGGCGTACTGGGCCCCAGCGGTGCCGGTAAGAGCACGTTTGCCCGCCTCATCACCGGCCTGGAAACGCCCGACGAGGGGCAGGTCCGGGTAGGCGGCGTGGACCTCGCCCGCCTCAAGCCCGCCGAACTGCGCGCCGTGCGGGCCCGCCTGGGCGTGGTGTTCCAGAACTTCAACCTGCTCGCGCAACGCACCGCGGCCGGCAACGTCTCGCTGCCCCTCGAGTTCGCCGGCGTGCCCCGCTACGAGCGCGAGCAGCGCGTGGCCGAACTGCTCGAACGCGTAGGCCTCAAAGGCCTCGAAAAGCGTTATCCGGCGCAGCTCTCCGGCGGACAGCGCCAGCGCGTGGGCATTGCCCGCGCCCTGGCCGGACACCCCGACCTGCTGGTCGCCGACGAGGCCACCAGCGCGCTCGACCCCGCCACCGCCGCCTCGATCCTCGAGCTGCTGCGCGACTTGCAGCAGCAGAGCGGCCTGACCCTGGTCATCATCACCCACCAGATCGAAGTGGTGCGCTCGCTGTGCACCCACGCGGCGGTTCTCGAGGCCGGTCAGGTAGCCGAGGTCGGCCCCGCCGCCGACTTGCTGCTGCGCCCACGGGCCCAGGCGACCCGGGCCCTGCTCGAAGCGCACCGACCGCAAGTACCGCTCGAGCCCGGCGAGACGCTGCTGCGCCTCTCGGTACGCGGTGACCTGGACGCAGCGCTGCTGCGCCACCTCGCGCAGCTCGAACTGCGCATCGTGCAGTCGCACGCGGACACGGTGGGCGGCGTGCGGGTCACCGAGCTGTGGCTGGCGGTGAACGGCGGTGAGGCTGCCGCCGCGCGCGTGCGCGCACGCCTCGAGGCGGAGGTGGCGGCATGA